Below is a window of Pueribacillus theae DNA.
TCGACAGACTATTCTATAATAGATATGGAACAAAGACGCTGACGCGTCCTTGTTCGGAAGTCAGATACACGTCTTTTTTGAAAAGTTGGACTCATGTGATTTTACGAAAAAGATTTATTTTATGAAAGAGGAGGCAATCATCATGTCAGAAATTGTCAAAGAAGGCACATTGCTATGGGAACCGTCAGAAGAATTCAAATCCCAATCCAATATCGTGCGTTATATGAATTGGTTGAAGGAAAATAAGCAATTAAGTTTTGAAACGTATGAAGAACTATGGAATTGGTCTGTTACAGAAGTTGAGGACTTTTGGGAATCGCTATGGGAGTTTTTAGAAATCAAAGCATCCACTCCATATACAAAAGTACTTTCAAGCCACAATATGCCTGGCGCAAAATGGTTTGAAGGTGCGAAGTTAAATTATACGGAACATGTCTTCAGAAATTTACGGCCTGAACAACCGGCCATCCTATCAAAATCGGAAATCCGCCCTCTTCAGGAAATGACGTGGCAAGAGCTATACGACCAAGTTGCTTCGTTTGCGGCGGGGCTAAAGGAAGCCGGCATTAAATCGGGAGACAGAATCGTTGCTTATATCCCGAATATTCCAGAAGCGGCAATTGCTTTTTTGGCGTGTGCAAGCATCGGTGCCACATGGTCAAGCTGTTCCCCGGATTTTGGCAGCCCGACAGTCGTCGATCGCTTTAAACAAATCGAACCGAAAATTTTAATTGCGGTTGATGGCTACCGGTACAGCGGCAAAGATTTTAACCGAATGGAAGCGGTTAAACAGATTCAAGATGCGATTCCATCACTTGAAAAAACGATTTTGCTTCCTTACTTAACAGAAAATCCAGCAATCAACACGTTAAAAAACGCTGAGTTTTGGGATGACTTTACGAAAAGCCATCAGAACGCAACACTTACATATGAACAAGTTCCGTTCGACCACCCGCTCTGGGTTCTTTATTCCTCTGGAACGACAGGACTTCCAAAAGCGATTGTCCAAGGACAGGGCGGAATCATTTTGGAACACTTAAAGAAAGGGATATTCCACAGTGATTTAAAAGAGGATGATCGGTTTTTTTGGTTTACAACGACAGGCTGGATGATGTGGAATGTCGTTGTTGGGGCACTTTTATCAGGTTCAACCATTTTGCTTTATGACGGGAATCCGGGCTATCCGACCCTTGATGTCATTTGGGAATTTGCCGAAGAAACAGGGATGACGGTCTTCGGGACAAGCGCAAGCT
It encodes the following:
- a CDS encoding acetoacetate--CoA ligase, whose product is MSEIVKEGTLLWEPSEEFKSQSNIVRYMNWLKENKQLSFETYEELWNWSVTEVEDFWESLWEFLEIKASTPYTKVLSSHNMPGAKWFEGAKLNYTEHVFRNLRPEQPAILSKSEIRPLQEMTWQELYDQVASFAAGLKEAGIKSGDRIVAYIPNIPEAAIAFLACASIGATWSSCSPDFGSPTVVDRFKQIEPKILIAVDGYRYSGKDFNRMEAVKQIQDAIPSLEKTILLPYLTENPAINTLKNAEFWDDFTKSHQNATLTYEQVPFDHPLWVLYSSGTTGLPKAIVQGQGGIILEHLKKGIFHSDLKEDDRFFWFTTTGWMMWNVVVGALLSGSTILLYDGNPGYPTLDVIWEFAEETGMTVFGTSASYLLNCMNKGIKPKEKYDVSRIKSIMATGSPLPPEGFKWVYDNVNSEVWLASASGGTDVCTAFVLGSPILPVYTGLIQCRGLGAKVEAFDEEGHAVIDEVGELVVTEPMPSMPLFFWNDKDGSRYHESYFDMYPGVWRHGDWIKITTSGSCQIYGRSDSTINRGGIRIGTSEIYSAVEGVEGVADSLVVDVSNEKGNAVMPLFVVLDE